The nucleotide window TCCATTAGTTCTAGAGAGTAAGAGGAGCTTCATCTCATCTATTGTTGACATTGTAGGAAGGAATATGAGCCAGCAGAACCAGAGCGAGAACTGCTCCTTCAAAGATGTGGACGACCTGATGAAAACCGTGCAGTTGGCTGTCCAAATCCCTACCTTCCTTCTTGGTCTGCTCCTCAATGTGCTCGCCATCCGAGGCTTTAGCTCCTTCCTGAAGAAGAAGTGGCCTTGCTACACTGCCACCTCCATTTACATGATCAACCTGGCAGTCTTTGACCTCCTGCTGGTGCTCTCCCTCCCATTCAAGATGTTCCTGTCCCGAAGGGAGGGCTCATTCCTTCCCTTCTGTACTCTGGTGGAGTGCCTCTACTTCATCAGCATGTATGGGAGCATCTTCACCATCTGCTTCATCAGCGTGGACAGATTCTTGGCCATCCGGTACCCAATCCTGGTCAGCCACATCCGGTCCCCCAGGAAGATCTTTGGGATCTGCTGTATCATCTGGGTGCTGGTGTGGGTTGGGAGCACTCCTATCTATAGCTTCCATGGCAAAGTGGAAAACTACACGTGCTTCCATAACATGTCTGATGGCACCTGGAGCGCCAAGGTCTTCTTCCCTTTTGAGGTCTTTGGCTTCCTTCTTCCCATGAGCATCATTGGTTTCTGCTCCTCCAGGAGTATTCACATTCTGGTTGCTCGTCGGGACTACACCCAGGACTGGGTCCAGCAGAAGGCCTGCATCTGGACTATTGCGGTCAACCTGGCTGTCTTTGTGGTCTCCTTTCTCCCCGTCCACCTGAGTTTCTTCTTGCAGTTCCTGGTGAGGAATGGCTTCATCGTGGAGTGCAGAACCAAGCAGACTATTATCTTGTTCCTGCAGTTGTCCTTGTGTTTCTCCAATTTCAATTGCTGCCTGGATGTTTTCTGCTACTACTTTGTCATCAAAGAATTCCGCGTGGACATCATGACCCACCGGCCTTCCAGGACCCAGCTAGTCCACCAGGATACCATGAACACCATGGTTAAGGGAAAAAAGTCATGCCTGGAGGAAGGAAACCTCAACCCAAATTCCATAGGGAATATCCCTTCCCAGGGCTCTGATGTGGTGGGCTGACAAGTGGTGCATTTACTGGTGTGCCCTCCCTCTGATGCTTACTTGAATGCCATCCTTGCTCACTGTGGCCCCAAAACCTTTCCTCTGAACTCAGACAACTTGACATAAGCCACTCAGTGTCAGTATCTGGGGAACTCTGAAGAACCCAGGTGAATTCTCGATTTCTCAGTCTCCAAAGCAGgaggcctttgactatgtggatcacaacaaactgtggtaaattctaaaagagatgggaataccagaccaccttatttgcctcctgagaaacctgtatgcaggtcaggaagcaaccattagaattggacatgaaacaactggttccaaattgggaaagaagtacatcaaggctgtatattgtcaccctgcttgtttaacttgtatgcagagtacatcctgtgaagtgctggactggatgaagctcaaactgaaatcaagattgctagaagaaatatctacaacctcagatatacagttttaaccaccctaatggcagaaagcaaaaaggaactaaagagcctcttgatgagggtgaaagagaagagtgaaaaacctggcctaaaactcaacatttgaaaaacaaaggtcatggcatctgatcccatcacttcatggcaaataggtaggggaaaagtggaaacagtgacaggttttatctttttggggtccaaaatcactgtagatggtgactacagtcacaaaattaaaagatgtttgcttgctccttggaaggaaagctatgacaaacctagacagcatattcaaaagcagagacatcactttgccaacaaaggtcggtagagttgaagctgtggtttttccagtagtcatgcatgaatgtgagagttggaccatgaagtaggctgagtgctgaaaaattaacgcttttgaattgtgctactggagaagctcttgagagtcccttggactgcaaggagatcaaaccattcagttctaaaggaaatcaaccctgaatattcattggaaggactgatgctgaagctccaatactttggccacctgatgcgaagagctgcctcattggaaaagaccgtgatgctgggaaaaattgagggcaggaggagaagagggcgacagaggataagatggttggatggtatcactgactcaatggacatgagtttgagcaaactctgagggttactgaaggacagggaagcctagcgtgctgcagtccacgaggtcacaaactGTCAgatacgactcagcaactgaacaacaacaacaaatgcacgAGGCAGAAGAACTGGGACCGTCTGAATAAGGCTGTTTCCCATCTCTCCTCTGTCCTTCTGTTAGCCTAGAAGATTCTGGAAAGGAAGAGAGTTAGGAGAGAGAATCAGGAGAGTTGGGCATGGAGGAAAGATGGAGTGGGAGGGACTGATGAAGCTCCTTTTTAGTTTGGGAATCCCGGGGTGGAGTGGTTGGACTTTCTGGTCTCTTCTGGAGCTCTGTTGACCAATGACCACACAGAGATGCCAGCAGAGGGGGTGACTGGGGAGAGTAAGTATGCACAGAGAACCCCAAGTTTTCTATGGGCTTTGGAAAGGCCTGAGAGGTCACCCAAACCTTCCTGTCCCCAGGAGAAAGCTGCAGAGGAACTGAGGGGGACTGGTGTGGACCAGGCTGTGTGAAGCTGTGGGCACTATGTGGAAGCAGTGGGGACAGAGTGAAAAGCTGTTGGTGGCACCTGAGAGCCATGAGGGGACAGGATATACCTGGGAAAGGCAGGTGACAGACCAAGGGCTGGAAGTGGACAGCCCATTCCTCATTGCTATCTGAGCATCCGCTGCGTGGAGTTTGAGCACTGGCCCAGGTGGGAGGAGAGGCAGTAGCGACAAGCCTGGGAGAGGAAAATTCCCAGACATGACCAGCTTGCTCTCTTGAACAGGCTGGGACGTTGTTGGTTTAGTTTTAGTTTTAGATTTAGTTGGATTAATTTCCTTGAGAATGATGAGAAGGAATCTGGCTTGATTTGGTACAGCCAGAGAACAGCAAGGTGTTTGACTTGCCCATCAGAGTCCTGGCTAGGCAGCTGGCCATGGTGGCACTGTTCACAGAGCTGTCCCTGTTCTGTGGCTGGGAGGGAGAAGATGAGAGAGCCAGGGACAGGGATGAAGGACCCATCACAACGAAACAGGGCTCCTAGCAGTTCCTGGTTGGAAACTGTAAATGATTGACTCAGGGTTTGGACTGGGCTTCTCTGATACTCTAGACAAGGTACGGCAGTGACAGCTGAAAGCCTGCTGATGACTCAGCTGCTCTGGGGAGTGAAATGATCATCAGGATAAATTATAGGGTGGTTTGCAAGATGGAGTGAGTGGGATGAAATGTGATGAATGAGACGATGTGCACAGAGGGGAAGTCTTTAGGAGGAAAAGCAGCCACTTTCTACCTGCAGCATaagaggggaggggatggggggtgtgcagtggggagaagagggtgatttAGATAAAACCCTGAGTGGGGAGGAGGCGAGCTTGGGTAATCGCCCAAGTCTTGAAGTGCTGGGGTTCtgctggggtggggtgtggggtgggggtgggagcggCAGGAAGGATGGAGGGCAGGGTGGCTTCCTGCCTGAGAACCCTCAATTTGACCGAGAGCTGTTGACAAGCAGGAGCCTCGccttctcctgcctcccctgTGGTCAGTGGTCAGGTCCCACTCCGTGGGGCTGGAGGGAAGGGTGAAGAAGAAAGGGTAGAAATGGAGCAGTGATCATGCCCAGGACCAGAGACTTTGCCCCTCAGACAGGGCCTGCATGGGGCGCCAGACAGAGTCAGGGCTCTGTGGACCCCGAGATGAGTACTGCCCAGCTGCCCCAAGCCCTGGACACTGCTCCTCCTGCCTAGGGCTGCACAGTCCCACAGCCATCCTGGACGGAGGCACACctgtgccactctcagaaagacAGACATGCATCAGCAGGACACTTGGCTGGAAGCGGTCAGAGCCCACGGTGGGTGGAGTTATGAGTCGCCCCTCCCCCAGTTTCTCTCTTTGCACCAGAAGCTGGGAGCCTGCCTGGTGGAGCTGAGTGGACAGTTGATGCCACCATTGCATTCAGGGCCAGACAGGCTTCTAGAGAGGAAAGGGATGAGGGGACCCTGACAACCCATCATCCCCAGTGATGGAGATGTCTGTAAGCATACAGTCTTGTCTTGCGGGCAGCATGACTCTGCCTGAGCcaggagacagagggagggaggggagtctAGACTCAGAAACTGTGCAATTAGCTGTTAGGTGTAGGTCCTTGGGGGGCTGTGATGGTATGGAGTGGATGTGACAACTGTGGGCCTGTGGGTGAGCCTTGGGGACCCTGCGACTGATCCCAGTACTCTCAGGGGAGGAGATGGACCTGCTCTCTCTCCCCAGGGGGACCCATCCTGGCCTGTGGGGCGGGGCTGGGCACAGGTCCAGTGCTGCAGGCCAGGCTGCTCTGTAGGAGGGTCCACCCTCAGGGCTCAGCCTGGCCCATAATCAGCAGTCAGGCCCAGCTGGCACAGaaggggcagaggggcaggattagGGTCAGGGTGCTGATGAAGCCACCTGCAGCAAGTAGCAGTCAGTGAGTTGGGGACAGCGTGGAAAAGCCAAAAGTGCCACCACTAAAATCAGTGCAGCCTTAGGGACGTCGTCCGGGCATAGGTGTCACCTTATTTGTACTCCTAATCTGAAAAACTCTGAAATACATTTGGTGTATGGACATGTGTGAAACTGAGACAATTAATTGGAAACAATAATTTGATTGATCTGATTTTCCAAGTAAATAGATTCCTGTGATGCTGAGTAATAAATAGATTCCTGTGATGCTGAGTAACCTTGTGTTAGGCTATACTTATTGGTTCCAGAAAAGAGCTGGCAGCTCATGGCCCTCGTCAAGTGACCCAGTAATCTTGGTCAAAGGAACTATGAAGGCGCCAGGTCAAAGAAGCCACCTAGACACTGAGCCTGGGACCACAGAGAACTACACTCTGGCCTCACGAGCATAGCTGGGACCTGTCCCAAGTGGCCAGGAGCCAGACCCTGCAGGGTCACAATGCAGCTCCTCACAGTCACCTGGGTATGTCTGGTTCTCTCTGGTGGCAACTGGGCCACACGGACCCCACAGGCTGTGGTGCTGAGTCCACTGCACCCTGCTACCGCCATCTAGTCTCACCAACACTGTGACGCTGGAGCCACCTCCAAAGGCTCTGGCTCCTCTGCACACATTGTGCAGCTGAGCACAGGAGACCTGCTGACCGTGAGCAGGCTGAAGACACAGGGCCAGTTCTCCAGGAGCCTTCCACCAATGACCCCTCCCTGCTCTGACTGCCCACTGAGTGAGTCCATCTCGCCCAGGTTAGATCTGATTTTTCCTTCATGGCTCATCCCACCTGAGTCCTTCTGACCCATCCAGCACTCCTGGAGAATGTGAACAGCCAGGTGCTGGCCATTCTCCTGAGCCTCCCAGAATCCTAAGCCCAGCCCAGCTATGGCCTGGGAGCCAAGGGACGACTGGGGACACCCTTGCTCCGTGAGAGCTGTTGTGGACTGAATTATGTTACCCACCCTCCCCACCAAATCAGGTTTATtactttcttggtctccaaaatcactgtggatggtgaccacAGCTGCAAAgttaaagatgcttgttccttgaaaggaaagctatgacaaacctacacagcatattcaaCAGAGACATCATATTcagtggagacatcactttgcctacaaaagtccGTAGTGTCTAAGCTATGCTTTTTCTGTAGTCATATgcaaatgtgaaagttggaccatgaagaaggctgaattcaagaattgatacttttgaattgtagtgctggagaagactcttgagtcccttggagtgcaagatcaaaccagtcaatcctaaaggaaatcaaccctgaatattcattggatggactgatgctgaagctccaatactttggccctgatgcaaagaaccaactcattagaaaagaccctgatgctaggaaggatcgaaggcaaaaggagaaggtggcagcacagaatgagatggttagatagcatcactgactcaatggacatgaacttgagcaaactctgggagatagtgaaggacagggaggtctggagtgctgcagtccatggggttgcaaagaatctcaaagagtcagatacaacttagtgactcaactaCAGCAACCCTAATCTGTATGTTGAAGCCCTGACCCCCAATATGATGGTATTTGGGGATGGGACCTTTGGGAGATACTTAGGTGTAGATAAGGTCCTGAGGGTAGAGCCCTTGTGTTGGGATTAGGGCTCTTATGGGAAGAGACACCAGAATGCTTGCTTCCTCCCCCTCCTTTCACTGAGAAAAGGCTctttgaggacacagtgagaagatggcCTTCTGCAACACAAGGAGAGAGCCTTCAGCAGACATCAACCCTGCtgccaccttgatcttggacttccagctgcCAGAACTGTTGTTAAAGCCACCAGGTCTGAGGTATTCTGCTCTGGCAGCACAAGAAGGCTAAGACAACAGCCATCTTCGGCTGACCCAGAAGCCACCCCACGTCTGGACCACGATGTCCCTTCAGGGGGTAAGGATGGACCCTCCCTTGGAATATCAGCTTGCAAGGAGCTTTTACATGGAGAATGCTAGTCCACAAACTGCACTCGCCACTGTATTCCTgttgagtctctctctctccggAGACCCTGTGAAGCCGAGAGTCGTTGTATGAATGCTATGTAGCTGCCGCAGGATACAAATGACATTTGCAGTGAGATGACAGCCTCGTTACCACAAATAAACAGAGTGCACGGAGGCTTGAAATGGTTGAGACCTGGTGGGCGACTGTAGAGACTAACAGAGGTTATAAAGCATTCTGTTGAAAGATAAGTGAAGAGAACAGTTGAGAGGTGCAACTGTGTGGGTGTGAGGAGAGTCTGGTGTGCAGAACAGTTAAGAGGTAGCGACAGAGGCGTTCCCACATAGGAACCGTGTGGGGATGGTGGTCATACCCACATCAGAACCCCCTCCATCAACCCAAGAGCGTAGGCTGTGCTCTGGGCTGTCACCTTCCAGGGCGACTATTAGACCCCACTTCTGAGGGGCATAGAGGACTCAAAGGTCTGCAGAAAAGTGCCACAGAAGATCTGGGAAAGGGGGGTTGGGAATTACCCCTGAAACCTCCATCACAGCCACCTCTCACTTTTTTTCACCTACAGGCAGCTTCTCCAGTGTTCACAGAATGCAGAGCCGTGAATGGACATTTGTATGGCAGGCAGGTCAAGGTGGGCGCAGGAGCTTGGGGTGGAAGGACCAACAGACGTCTTTTTGCCCTAACACTGGCCTGAGCATCCCATccctgcccccccccgccccccaccataaGCCTGCGAGATGTGTCCTCCACATAAAGGCACTAAGAGAGCCTATAGGGCGCTTGATCGGGAGCTAAACGTGCCCCTCAGGGCTTTGAGGTCTTCAAAACTCAGGGGAGGGGCCCTGAGTTCACCCTGAAGCCTCAGACAGACTTTGTTTTGTGGCCCTCGCAAGCAACCCTGCAGGGAGGCTGGGAATCCGAGGGG belongs to Capra hircus breed San Clemente chromosome 2, ASM170441v1, whole genome shotgun sequence and includes:
- the GPR55 gene encoding G-protein coupled receptor 55; this encodes MSQQNQSENCSFKDVDDLMKTVQLAVQIPTFLLGLLLNVLAIRGFSSFLKKKWPCYTATSIYMINLAVFDLLLVLSLPFKMFLSRREGSFLPFCTLVECLYFISMYGSIFTICFISVDRFLAIRYPILVSHIRSPRKIFGICCIIWVLVWVGSTPIYSFHGKVENYTCFHNMSDGTWSAKVFFPFEVFGFLLPMSIIGFCSSRSIHILVARRDYTQDWVQQKACIWTIAVNLAVFVVSFLPVHLSFFLQFLVRNGFIVECRTKQTIILFLQLSLCFSNFNCCLDVFCYYFVIKEFRVDIMTHRPSRTQLVHQDTMNTMVKGKKSCLEEGNLNPNSIGNIPSQGSDVVG